One genomic segment of Drosophila melanogaster chromosome 3R includes these proteins:
- the Syx1A gene encoding syntaxin 1A, isoform C, with the protein MTKDRLAALHAAQSDDEEETEVAVNVDGHDSYMDDFFAQVEEIRGMIDKVQDNVEEVKKKHSAILSAPQTDEKTKQELEDLMADIKKNANRVRGKLKGIEQNIEQEEQQNKSSADLRIRKTQHSTLSRKFVEVMTEYNRTQTDYRERCKGRIQRQLEITGRPTNDDELEKMLEEGNSSVFTQGIIMETQQAKQTLADIEARHQDIMKLETSIKELHDMFMDMAMLVESQGEMIDRIEYHVEHAMDYVQTATQDTKKALKYQSKARRKKIMILICLTVLGILAASYVSSYFM; encoded by the coding sequence ATGACTAAAGACAGATTAGCCGCTCTCCATGCCGCCCAATCCGATGACGAGGAGGAGACGGAGGTGGCCGTCAATGTGGATGGCCATGATTCCTACATGGACGACTTCTTCGCCCAGGTGGAGGAGATCCGCGGGATGATCGACAAGGTGCAGGATAACGTCGAGGAGGTAAAGAAGAAGCACTCGGCCATCCTGTCCGCCCCACAAACGGACGAGAAGACCAAGCAAGAGCTGGAGGATCTGATGGCCGACATCAAGAAGAATGCCAATCGCGTTCGCGGCAAGCTCAAGGGCATCGAGCAGAACATCGAGCAGGAAGAGCAGCAGAATAAGTCGTCGGCGGATCTGAGAATTCGGAAGACGCAGCACTCGACGTTGTCACGGAAATTCGTCGAAGTGATGACCGAGTACAATCGCACGCAGACCGACTACCGAGAGCGCTGCAAGGGAAGGATACAGCGTCAACTGGAGATTACCGGACGACCGACCAACGACGATGAGCTGGAGAAGATGCTGGAGGAGGGCAACTCGTCTGTGTTCACGCAGGGCATCATCATGGAGACGCAGCAGGCCAAACAGACGCTGGCGGACATTGAGGCCCGCCACCAGGACATCATGAAGCTGGAGACATCGATCAAGGAGCTGCACGACATGTTCATGGACATGGCCATGCTGGTGGAGTCGCAGGGCGAGATGATCGATCGCATTGAGTACCATGTGGAGCACGCTATGGACTATGTGCAGACGGCAACTCAGGACACCAAGAAGGCGCTCAAGTACCAGAGTAAAGCCCGACGAAAGAAGATCATGATACTGATCTGCCTCACTGTGCTGGGCATCTTAGCGGCCTCATATGTTAGCAGTTATTTCATGTAA
- the Syx1A gene encoding syntaxin 1A, isoform B, which produces MTKDRLAALHAAQSDDEEETEVAVNVDGHDSYMDDFFAQVEEIRGMIDKVQDNVEEVKKKHSAILSAPQTDEKTKQELEDLMADIKKNANRVRGKLKGIEQNIEQEEQQNKSSADLRIRKTQHSTLSRKFVEVMTEYNRTQTDYRERCKGRIQRQLEITGRPTNDDELEKMLEEGNSSVFTQGIIMETQQAKQTLADIEARHQDIMKLETSIKELHDMFMDMAMLVESQGEMIDRIEYHVEHAMDYVQTATQDTKKALKYQSKARRKKIMILICLTVLGILAASYVSSYFIIQASK; this is translated from the exons ATGACTAAAGACAGATTAGCCGCTCTCCATGCCGCCCAATCCGATGACGAGGAGGAGACGGAGGTGGCCGTCAATGTGGATGGCCATGATTCCTACATGGACGACTTCTTCGCCCAGGTGGAGGAGATCCGCGGGATGATCGACAAGGTGCAGGATAACGTCGAGGAGGTAAAGAAGAAGCACTCGGCCATCCTGTCCGCCCCACAAACGGACGAGAAGACCAAGCAAGAGCTGGAGGATCTGATGGCCGACATCAAGAAGAATGCCAATCGCGTTCGCGGCAAGCTCAAGGGCATCGAGCAGAACATCGAGCAGGAAGAGCAGCAGAATAAGTCGTCGGCGGATCTGAGAATTCGGAAGACGCAGCACTCGACGTTGTCACGGAAATTCGTCGAAGTGATGACCGAGTACAATCGCACGCAGACCGACTACCGAGAGCGCTGCAAGGGAAGGATACAGCGTCAACTGGAGATTACCGGACGACCGACCAACGACGATGAGCTGGAGAAGATGCTGGAGGAGGGCAACTCGTCTGTGTTCACGCAGGGCATCATCATGGAGACGCAGCAGGCCAAACAGACGCTGGCGGACATTGAGGCCCGCCACCAGGACATCATGAAGCTGGAGACATCGATCAAGGAGCTGCACGACATGTTCATGGACATGGCCATGCTGGTGGAGTCGCAGGGCGAGATGATCGATCGCATTGAGTACCATGTGGAGCACGCTATGGACTATGTGCAGACGGCAACTCAGGACACCAAGAAGGCGCTCAAGTACCAGAGTAAAGCCCGACGAAAGAAGATCATGATACTGATCTGCCTCACTGTGCTGGGCATCTTAGCGGCCTCATATGTTAGCAGTTATTTCAT AATCCAAGCATCCAAGTAG